From one Lolium rigidum isolate FL_2022 chromosome 4, APGP_CSIRO_Lrig_0.1, whole genome shotgun sequence genomic stretch:
- the LOC124647433 gene encoding uncharacterized protein Mb2253c-like, with translation MQSSDLSRLGESVAHQGHVALDGVAGAADLDVMVAGELLPASVEDTMSSLSTDTLQSTITEDDAASSYLVCVLHFDGASKGNPGKAGAGAVLMTEDRRVISRLREGLGIATNNVAEYGGLILGLKYAIRHGFKRIKVYGDSQLVCYQVQGTWTSRNQKMTELCNEVRGLQANFVSFEMNHVGREWNAEADREAEIAATTLAAGMVSEERGEGF, from the exons ATGCAATCGAGCGATTTAAGCAGGCTAGGGGAATCAGTGGCTCACCAGGGGCACGTCGCGCTTGATGGCGTGGCCGGAG CGGCCGACCTTGACGTCatggtcgcgggcgaacttcttccagccagtgtggag GACACTATGTCCAGCCTCTCCACTGATACGCTCCAAAGCACCATTActgaagacgatgctgcttccTCATAT TTGGTGTGTGTTCTTCATTTTGATGGCGCTTCAAAAGGGAATCCAGGAAAAGCTGGTGCTGGAGCTGTACTTATGACTGAAGACAGGAGAGTG ATATCTCGACTTCGTGAGGGTCTTGGTATTGCtaccaataatgttgctgagtacgGGGGCCTGATCTTAGGACTGAAATATGCTATTAGGCATGGATTCAAGAGAATCAAAGTATACGGTGACTCTCAACTAGTTTGTTATCAG GTGCAAGGAACATGGACAAGTCGAAACCAGAAAATGACGGAACTGTGCAATGAAGTGAGAGGACTACAAGCAAATTTCGTTTCTTTTGAGATGAATCACGTGGGTCGG GAATGGAATGCGGAAGCGGACCGCGAGGCTGAGATAGCTGCTACCACTCTTGCAG CTGGCATGGTCTCCGAGGAGCGTGGTGAAGGCTTCTAA